Proteins co-encoded in one Nonomuraea helvata genomic window:
- a CDS encoding winged helix-turn-helix domain-containing protein, which translates to MTGVTELTPDEARRIVLRAQGLIGADARKGGAHAMLRRLGAVQLDTISVLARSHELVAYARLGAVGRPKIERAYWHNPAQSFEYWCHAACILPIEHWPLYAFRRRAYLKRRYRWHEVPDGVDKLLAQVREQGPLTTTDVGGAKNGGPWWDWSDSKIGLEWLLDIGELVCSRRVGWRRVYDLAERVVPADLLAEDLSDEECISRLAAVAGRSLGVANRTDLLDFLRLRGEQAAVLDELLHSGAAGLAPVTVTGWPGKKGRPNAWADPAALESEPRGRHRTTLLSPFDSLIWHRGRTERVFGFQYTLELYVPKHKRVHGYFTMPVLAGGRLIGRVDPAREGSTLVIRQLHLEPGLSAAKWADAFSEALWSAAEWVGCEAVRVERADPPELIPLLNAPR; encoded by the coding sequence ATGACCGGTGTCACCGAGCTCACCCCCGACGAGGCGCGCCGAATCGTCCTCCGTGCGCAGGGCCTGATCGGCGCCGACGCCCGCAAGGGCGGCGCGCACGCCATGCTGCGCAGGCTGGGCGCCGTGCAGCTCGACACGATCTCGGTCCTGGCGCGCTCCCACGAGCTGGTCGCATACGCCCGCCTGGGCGCGGTGGGCAGGCCCAAGATCGAGCGGGCCTACTGGCACAACCCCGCCCAGAGCTTCGAGTACTGGTGCCACGCCGCCTGCATCCTGCCCATCGAGCACTGGCCGCTCTATGCGTTCAGGCGCCGGGCATACCTCAAGAGGCGCTACCGCTGGCACGAGGTCCCCGACGGCGTCGACAAGCTCCTCGCGCAGGTCCGCGAGCAGGGCCCGCTCACGACCACCGACGTCGGCGGCGCCAAGAACGGCGGCCCGTGGTGGGACTGGTCCGACTCCAAGATCGGCCTGGAGTGGCTGCTCGACATCGGCGAGCTGGTCTGCAGCCGCCGCGTCGGCTGGCGGCGCGTCTACGACCTCGCCGAGCGCGTGGTCCCGGCCGACCTGCTGGCCGAGGACCTCTCCGACGAGGAGTGCATCAGCCGCCTGGCCGCCGTGGCAGGGCGCTCGCTGGGCGTGGCCAACCGGACCGATCTGCTCGACTTCCTCCGTCTCAGGGGCGAGCAGGCGGCCGTCCTCGACGAGCTCCTGCACAGCGGCGCCGCGGGCCTGGCGCCCGTGACGGTCACGGGCTGGCCGGGCAAGAAGGGCAGGCCCAATGCCTGGGCGGACCCGGCGGCCCTGGAGTCCGAGCCGCGCGGCCGTCACCGCACGACGCTGCTGTCGCCGTTCGACTCCCTCATCTGGCACCGCGGCCGCACCGAGCGCGTCTTCGGCTTCCAGTACACGCTCGAGCTGTACGTCCCCAAGCACAAGCGCGTCCACGGCTACTTCACGATGCCGGTGCTCGCCGGCGGCCGCCTGATCGGCCGCGTCGACCCGGCCCGCGAGGGCAGCACCCTGGTCATCAGGCAGCTCCACCTGGAGCCGGGCCTCTCGGCCGCCAAGTGGGCCGACGCCTTCAGCGAGGCCCTGTGGTCGGCCGCCGAGTGGGTGGGTTGCGAGGCCGTACGCGTCGAGCGGGCCGACCCGCCGGAGCTCATCCCCCTCCTGAACGCGCCGCGCTGA
- a CDS encoding VOC family protein, with protein sequence MDLKLSTCFIAVDDHDKAIAFYRDVLGLEVRNDVGFEGMRWVTVGPPSQPDVSIVLEPPLADPSASPADKEAMAELLAKGLLRGVIFETDDCDATFERISAAGGEVLQEPIDQPYGVRDCAFRDPSGNMLRFNQSRKR encoded by the coding sequence ATGGACCTCAAGCTCTCAACGTGCTTCATCGCCGTCGACGACCACGACAAGGCGATCGCCTTCTACCGGGACGTTCTCGGCCTTGAGGTACGCAACGACGTCGGCTTCGAGGGGATGCGCTGGGTGACGGTCGGCCCGCCGTCGCAGCCCGATGTGAGCATCGTTCTCGAACCGCCTCTCGCGGATCCCAGCGCCTCGCCCGCCGACAAGGAGGCCATGGCAGAGCTCCTGGCGAAGGGCCTGCTGCGGGGTGTCATCTTCGAGACCGACGACTGCGACGCCACCTTCGAGCGCATCAGCGCCGCGGGCGGCGAGGTGCTGCAGGAGCCGATCGACCAGCCGTACGGCGTGCGTGACTGCGCCTTCCGCGATCCCTCCGGCAACATGCTGCGCTTCAACCAGTCCCGCAAGCGGTGA
- a CDS encoding helix-turn-helix transcriptional regulator, producing MDRDYAKPLDVPALAGVAFMSPGHFSRSFRAAFGETPYSYLMTRRIERAKALLRRGDLSVTEVCFEVGCTSLGSFSSRFTELVGETPSSYRARPHDEGAAIPACIAKIYTRPVRNGEARTTPRR from the coding sequence ATGGACCGCGACTACGCCAAGCCGCTCGACGTTCCGGCGCTGGCGGGTGTCGCCTTCATGTCGCCGGGCCATTTCTCCCGCAGCTTCCGCGCCGCCTTCGGCGAGACGCCGTACAGCTACCTGATGACGCGCCGGATCGAGCGGGCCAAGGCGCTGTTGCGGCGGGGTGACCTGTCGGTGACGGAGGTCTGCTTCGAGGTGGGCTGTACCTCGCTGGGGTCGTTCAGCTCGCGGTTCACCGAGCTGGTCGGCGAGACCCCGAGCTCGTACCGGGCCCGCCCCCACGACGAGGGCGCCGCCATCCCGGCCTGCATAGCCAAGATCTACACACGCCCGGTGCGCAACGGCGAAGCGAGAACCACCCCTCGCCGGTAG
- a CDS encoding response regulator transcription factor, which yields MTESGEARPSASEPIRVLIVDDHELIRRSLALALAAEPDIEVVGEASDGQEAVELADRLMPDVALMDVRMPRQDGIEATKGIKASVPSTRIIMLTVSDEEEDLFEAIKAGATGYLLKDVQINDVPAAVRGVHEGQSLINPAMAAKLISEFANMSRKEAERPPQLPVPRLTDREMEVLRLVAKGMNNREIAKQLFISENTVKNHVRNILDKLQLHSRMEAVVYAVRERMLEIT from the coding sequence GTGACCGAGTCCGGCGAGGCTCGCCCGTCAGCGAGCGAGCCGATCCGCGTGCTGATCGTTGACGATCACGAGCTGATCCGGCGGAGCCTGGCGCTCGCGCTGGCCGCCGAGCCCGACATCGAGGTGGTCGGTGAGGCGAGCGACGGGCAGGAGGCGGTCGAACTAGCCGATCGCCTCATGCCCGACGTCGCCCTCATGGACGTGCGCATGCCGCGGCAGGACGGGATCGAGGCCACGAAGGGCATCAAGGCCTCCGTCCCGAGCACCCGCATCATCATGCTGACGGTGAGCGACGAAGAAGAGGATCTCTTCGAGGCCATCAAGGCGGGGGCCACCGGCTACCTGCTCAAGGACGTCCAGATCAACGACGTTCCGGCCGCCGTGCGCGGCGTCCACGAGGGACAGTCGTTAATCAACCCGGCGATGGCGGCCAAGCTCATCAGCGAGTTCGCGAACATGAGCCGCAAGGAGGCCGAGCGCCCGCCCCAGCTCCCCGTGCCCCGGCTGACCGACCGCGAGATGGAGGTCCTGCGGCTGGTGGCCAAGGGGATGAACAACCGCGAGATCGCCAAGCAGCTGTTCATCTCCGAGAACACCGTGAAGAACCACGTGCGCAACATCCTCGACAAGCTGCAGCTGCATTCGCGGATGGAGGCAGTGGTCTACGCCGTGCGGGAGCGCATGCTGGAGATCACCTAG
- the hpf gene encoding ribosome hibernation-promoting factor, HPF/YfiA family, giving the protein MDIIVKGRHTGVSDRFRDQVTTKLARIERLDNKLIRVDVEVSKERNPRLADQRERVELTIHSRGPAIRAEASADDRFTALDMALDKLEGRLRRLADRRKVHHGNHCPPSVAEFTATLPDVADLAPRTEPTVPEQQAEPDEDELARSDQQYDDIVPIEMDGEGPLVVREKFHKAEPMTIDQALLEMELVGHDFYLFRDKESGQPCVVYARRGYNYGVLRLVEP; this is encoded by the coding sequence ATGGACATCATCGTCAAGGGCCGGCACACAGGAGTGAGTGATCGGTTCCGAGACCAAGTGACGACCAAGCTGGCCAGGATCGAACGTCTGGACAACAAACTCATCCGAGTCGATGTGGAGGTGTCCAAGGAACGCAACCCGCGTCTCGCCGATCAGCGCGAGCGCGTCGAGCTCACCATTCACTCCCGAGGACCGGCCATTCGCGCCGAAGCCTCGGCCGACGACCGGTTCACAGCCCTCGACATGGCTCTCGACAAGCTGGAAGGCCGCCTCAGGAGACTGGCCGACCGGCGCAAGGTCCATCACGGCAACCACTGCCCGCCCTCGGTGGCGGAGTTCACCGCGACGCTCCCCGACGTCGCCGACCTGGCGCCCCGGACGGAGCCCACCGTCCCCGAGCAGCAGGCCGAGCCCGACGAGGACGAGCTGGCGCGGAGCGACCAGCAGTACGACGACATCGTCCCGATAGAGATGGACGGCGAAGGGCCGCTCGTCGTACGGGAGAAGTTCCACAAGGCGGAACCCATGACCATCGACCAGGCTCTCCTCGAGATGGAGCTGGTCGGACACGATTTCTACCTCTTCCGTGACAAGGAGAGCGGCCAACCGTGTGTCGTTTACGCCAGACGCGGCTATAACTACGGCGTGTTGCGGCTCGTAGAGCCCTGA
- a CDS encoding ComF family protein — MLSAVLDLVLPQACAGCGAKGARCCPGCLAELIGAPARRLPEPVPRGLPDCWSAAPYEGAVRRAIVAYKERGAVVLAGVLAEAAAFTVVRAVGGTGASWADRTFAVVPVPSGRRTRRHRGHDPVGRLAVLVTGRLRAFGMRAETWAALGQARRVADQAGLSSAERSANLAGSLQVPEAAKGPPAACALLLDDIVTTGATLVEATRALRSAGVRVPLAVTVAATRRRS, encoded by the coding sequence GTGCTGAGCGCCGTACTGGATCTCGTCCTGCCCCAAGCCTGCGCCGGCTGCGGCGCCAAAGGGGCGCGGTGCTGCCCGGGGTGCCTGGCCGAGCTCATCGGCGCCCCGGCGCGGCGGCTGCCCGAGCCTGTGCCGCGCGGCCTGCCCGACTGCTGGTCGGCGGCCCCGTACGAAGGCGCGGTGCGCAGGGCGATCGTGGCGTACAAGGAGCGGGGCGCGGTGGTGTTGGCGGGGGTGCTGGCGGAGGCCGCGGCGTTCACCGTCGTGCGGGCGGTCGGCGGCACCGGGGCGTCCTGGGCGGACCGGACGTTCGCGGTGGTGCCGGTGCCCAGCGGGCGGCGGACGCGGCGGCATCGGGGGCACGATCCGGTAGGGCGGTTGGCGGTGCTCGTCACGGGGCGGCTGCGGGCGTTCGGCATGCGGGCCGAGACCTGGGCAGCCCTCGGCCAGGCGAGGCGGGTCGCCGACCAGGCGGGGCTGAGCTCCGCTGAGAGGAGCGCCAATCTCGCCGGGTCACTCCAGGTCCCGGAGGCCGCGAAAGGCCCTCCAGCGGCCTGTGCGCTGCTCCTGGACGACATCGTCACGACCGGGGCGACCCTCGTCGAAGCCACGAGGGCGCTGCGTTCCGCCGGGGTGCGGGTGCCGCTGGCGGTGACCGTGGCCGCGACACGCCGAAGATCTTGA
- a CDS encoding LpqB family beta-propeller domain-containing protein, translating to MTRTRRPAVAGTGRRARAWRLAAMFAIVAAMVLAGSGCTVIPVTGPLNLNEAGSNDPLSKPFQRMIAILPQKTWGLEQTLRGLQAAMAAYADDPTVLPQYLTPEARAKWNASGPVTVIEDDSEVVLPTAREEPGQEQKVTLKGRWVARINEDDSYVPTGGPWEGTFELVQVQGGGYRVKSLPNGLLLTHADVARAYRATNLYYLNGNTRDRLVVDRVRLRLRPTETYAHAILQRLLKNPTGALQGAVTTSFPPGTKILSIRSDERVVINLSGPIDTLDPSTEALLKAQIRYSLNKNEIAKGRTIEIQVDGEPYSVDQPNSDDQWLDDSSDTAYYVTKGAVHYMGKDGPSVAVPGPAGEPREGYSGYALSKDGTQIAAKTSTGISVAGLTAQGRWQEVIQGAKLTLPTWHRDGSLWTYDQENSVLLRYDPSSGKAPERVAAPKLTGLDVTRLRIARDGVRVVVMTGENTVQIGALTGEAGGTMLGNFQLLTTTTAGNKILDVAWSDDEHLLVLVGSKAGQTLNEINVGDGEVVGVPLNDVNDPVTSVAALDDRVLAEADTDQSTKIYELNQDRQTWTVKIESDAGSPLFPLG from the coding sequence ATGACGAGGACTAGACGCCCCGCCGTAGCGGGGACGGGGCGACGGGCCAGGGCCTGGCGGCTCGCCGCGATGTTCGCGATCGTGGCGGCCATGGTGCTGGCGGGCTCCGGCTGCACCGTGATCCCCGTGACCGGGCCGCTCAACCTCAACGAGGCCGGCAGCAACGATCCGCTGAGCAAGCCGTTCCAGCGGATGATCGCCATCCTGCCCCAGAAGACGTGGGGCCTCGAGCAGACCCTCAGAGGCCTGCAGGCCGCCATGGCGGCCTACGCCGACGACCCGACCGTCCTGCCTCAATACCTGACGCCCGAGGCGCGGGCCAAGTGGAACGCCTCGGGCCCGGTCACGGTGATCGAGGACGACTCCGAGGTCGTGCTGCCGACGGCGCGCGAAGAGCCGGGGCAGGAGCAGAAGGTCACGCTCAAGGGCCGGTGGGTGGCGAGGATCAACGAGGACGACTCGTACGTTCCCACGGGCGGACCCTGGGAGGGCACCTTCGAGCTCGTGCAGGTGCAAGGGGGCGGCTACCGCGTCAAGAGCCTGCCGAACGGGCTGCTGCTCACCCATGCCGACGTGGCGCGCGCGTACCGGGCCACGAACCTCTACTACCTGAACGGCAACACCCGGGACCGGCTGGTCGTCGACCGGGTGCGCCTGCGGCTGAGGCCGACGGAGACCTACGCGCACGCCATTCTGCAGCGCCTGCTCAAGAACCCGACCGGGGCCCTGCAGGGAGCGGTGACGACGAGCTTCCCGCCCGGCACCAAGATCCTGTCGATCAGGTCGGACGAGCGCGTGGTGATCAACCTCTCCGGCCCCATCGACACCCTTGACCCGAGCACCGAGGCCCTGCTGAAGGCCCAGATCAGATACAGCCTCAACAAGAACGAGATCGCCAAGGGCCGCACCATCGAGATCCAGGTGGACGGCGAGCCGTACTCCGTCGACCAGCCCAACTCCGACGATCAGTGGCTGGACGACAGCAGCGACACCGCCTACTACGTCACCAAGGGCGCCGTCCACTACATGGGCAAGGACGGACCCTCGGTCGCCGTGCCCGGCCCGGCGGGGGAGCCGCGCGAGGGCTATTCGGGCTACGCCCTGTCCAAGGACGGCACGCAGATCGCCGCCAAGACCTCGACCGGCATCTCGGTGGCCGGGCTGACGGCGCAGGGGCGCTGGCAGGAGGTCATCCAGGGCGCGAAGCTGACCCTGCCGACGTGGCACCGGGACGGCTCTCTGTGGACCTATGACCAGGAGAACTCCGTCCTGCTGCGCTACGACCCGTCCAGCGGGAAAGCCCCCGAACGGGTGGCCGCCCCCAAGCTGACCGGCCTGGACGTCACCCGGCTCAGGATCGCCAGGGACGGCGTGCGGGTGGTGGTGATGACAGGGGAGAACACCGTCCAGATCGGCGCGCTGACCGGCGAGGCCGGGGGGACGATGCTGGGGAACTTCCAGTTGCTGACCACCACCACGGCGGGCAACAAGATCCTCGACGTCGCCTGGAGCGATGACGAGCACCTGCTCGTACTGGTGGGGAGCAAGGCCGGGCAGACCCTCAACGAGATCAACGTGGGGGACGGTGAGGTCGTGGGGGTGCCGTTGAACGACGTGAACGATCCGGTGACATCGGTGGCGGCGCTGGACGATCGCGTGCTGGCGGAGGCCGACACGGACCAGAGCACCAAGATCTACGAGCTCAACCAGGACCGGCAGACCTGGACCGTCAAGATCGAGTCCGACGCCGGCTCCCCCCTCTTCCCCCTCGGCTGA
- the mtrB gene encoding MtrAB system histidine kinase MtrB has product MPPTTKRSRRRTLRQILGGVRRRVRRAAGKTRSVWRRSLQLQVVTSTLVISVIVVVVLGTFLSEQINRSVVSSSQRSSASEASADRLQIADALTPEADDQAKPADSGKKGAANPLDDVMDIVTGSGENGSKKRYDVLILNQTSPGQSRASGGVVPMNVPLSLQRKVQNVEYGKAVGSIEQIKFVGESQPRLTYVVGGIVHVPSTAENYEVYHFFPFTDEEELLSNVRLAIVVVGLGLVLLLAAIAYLVARQVVTPVRLARQAAERLASGKLDERLKVRGEDDLARLANSFNEMAANLALKIHQLEELSQVQRQFVSDVSHELRTPLTTVRMAADLLYDAREDFDPMAARSAELMQAQLERFESMLADLLEISRYDAGAATLDLDPVDVRDVVLRAIADSEALAERHSTRFELRLPNEPCMAEIDNRRVERILRNLLFNAIEHGEGRDIVVTVGADRDAVAVAVRDHGIGLKSGEDTMVFDRFWRADPSRARTIGGTGLGLAISREDATLHGGWLQAWGQPGEGSQFRLTLPRTAGADLKGSPLSLVPPEIEMRRTWRTAMTPVLLPASADGTGHDED; this is encoded by the coding sequence ATGCCCCCGACGACGAAGAGGTCCCGCCGACGGACACTCCGCCAGATTCTCGGCGGCGTTCGCCGGCGGGTGCGTCGTGCGGCGGGCAAAACACGGAGCGTGTGGCGGCGCTCGCTCCAGCTCCAGGTGGTCACCAGCACGCTGGTGATCTCCGTGATCGTGGTGGTGGTGCTCGGCACGTTCCTGTCCGAGCAGATCAACAGGTCGGTCGTGTCGAGCAGCCAGCGCTCGTCCGCCAGCGAGGCGTCCGCCGACCGGCTGCAGATCGCCGACGCGCTCACCCCTGAGGCCGACGACCAGGCCAAGCCCGCCGACAGCGGCAAGAAGGGCGCGGCCAACCCGCTCGACGACGTCATGGACATCGTCACCGGATCGGGCGAGAACGGCTCCAAGAAGCGCTACGACGTCCTGATACTCAACCAGACCTCCCCAGGCCAGTCGCGGGCCTCCGGCGGCGTCGTGCCGATGAACGTGCCGCTGAGCCTGCAGCGCAAGGTGCAGAACGTCGAGTACGGCAAGGCCGTCGGGTCGATCGAGCAGATCAAGTTCGTCGGTGAGAGCCAGCCCAGGCTCACGTACGTGGTCGGCGGCATCGTGCACGTGCCGTCCACCGCCGAGAACTACGAGGTCTACCACTTCTTCCCGTTCACGGACGAAGAGGAGCTGCTGTCCAACGTCCGGCTCGCCATCGTCGTGGTGGGCCTCGGGCTCGTGCTGCTGCTCGCCGCCATCGCTTATCTGGTCGCCCGGCAGGTCGTCACTCCCGTACGGCTGGCGCGCCAGGCCGCGGAGCGCCTCGCCTCCGGCAAACTGGACGAGCGGCTCAAAGTACGCGGCGAGGACGACCTGGCCCGCCTGGCGAACTCGTTCAACGAGATGGCCGCGAACCTGGCACTGAAGATCCACCAGCTGGAGGAGCTCTCACAGGTCCAGCGGCAGTTCGTCTCCGACGTCTCCCACGAGCTGCGCACGCCGCTGACGACCGTGCGCATGGCCGCCGACCTGCTGTACGACGCCCGCGAGGACTTCGACCCGATGGCCGCCCGCTCGGCGGAGCTCATGCAGGCCCAGCTCGAACGGTTCGAGTCGATGCTGGCCGACCTGCTGGAGATCAGCCGCTACGACGCCGGCGCCGCCACGCTCGACCTCGACCCCGTGGACGTGCGCGACGTGGTGCTGCGGGCGATCGCCGACTCCGAGGCGCTGGCCGAGCGGCACTCGACCCGCTTCGAGCTCCGGCTGCCGAACGAGCCGTGCATGGCCGAGATCGACAACCGCAGGGTCGAGCGCATCCTGCGCAACCTGCTGTTCAACGCCATCGAGCACGGCGAGGGCAGGGACATCGTGGTCACCGTGGGCGCCGACAGGGACGCGGTCGCGGTCGCCGTACGCGACCACGGGATCGGGCTGAAGTCCGGCGAGGACACGATGGTGTTCGACCGGTTCTGGCGGGCCGACCCGTCGCGGGCGCGGACGATCGGCGGGACCGGACTCGGGCTGGCCATCTCGCGCGAGGACGCCACGCTGCACGGCGGCTGGCTGCAGGCGTGGGGGCAGCCGGGGGAGGGCTCGCAGTTCCGGCTGACGCTGCCCAGGACCGCCGGGGCCGATCTGAAGGGCTCGCCGCTGTCGCTGGTGCCGCCGGAGATCGAGATGCGCCGTACGTGGCGCACGGCCATGACCCCGGTGCTGCTGCCGGCGTCCGCGGACGGGACCGGCCATGACGAGGACTAG
- the mtrA gene encoding MtrAB system response regulator MtrA yields the protein MKGRVLVVDDDAALAEMLGIVLRGEGFEPSFVSDGDKALDAFRDTRPDLVLLDLMLPGADGIDVARRIRAESGVPIVMLTAKSDTIDVVLGLESGADDYIVKPFKPKELVARVRARLRRTDEPTPEILQIGDITIDVAGHSVKRGEETINLTPLEFDLLVALARKPRQVFTREVLLEQVWGYRHAADTRLVNVHVQRLRAKIEKDPEHPEIVVTVRGVGYKAGPA from the coding sequence ATGAAAGGTCGCGTGCTGGTCGTCGATGACGACGCCGCTCTCGCCGAGATGCTGGGGATCGTGCTGCGAGGGGAAGGCTTCGAGCCGTCATTTGTCTCCGACGGCGACAAGGCCCTCGACGCGTTCCGGGATACACGCCCGGACCTGGTCCTGCTCGACCTGATGCTGCCGGGGGCGGACGGCATCGACGTCGCGCGGAGGATCAGGGCTGAGTCGGGGGTTCCCATCGTCATGCTCACGGCCAAGAGCGACACGATCGACGTCGTCCTCGGCCTCGAGTCGGGCGCCGACGACTACATCGTCAAGCCGTTCAAGCCGAAGGAGCTCGTCGCCAGGGTACGGGCGCGCCTTCGCCGCACCGACGAGCCGACGCCCGAGATCCTCCAGATCGGCGACATCACCATCGACGTGGCCGGCCACTCGGTCAAGCGGGGCGAGGAGACGATCAACCTCACGCCGCTGGAGTTCGACCTCCTGGTGGCGCTGGCCCGCAAGCCGCGCCAGGTGTTCACCCGCGAGGTCCTGCTCGAGCAGGTCTGGGGCTACCGCCACGCGGCCGACACCCGGCTGGTCAACGTGCACGTACAGCGGCTCAGGGCCAAGATCGAGAAGGACCCCGAGCACCCCGAGATCGTGGTGACGGTCCGCGGCGTCGGCTACAAAGCCGGCCCCGCCTGA
- a CDS encoding glycerophosphoryl diester phosphodiesterase membrane domain-containing protein, with amino-acid sequence MSDGHGPPPETPSGWSAEQPPPYSAPSASPWTAPGAQQQVPYGQPYGQPPQPQQPPGPGPQTPYPPHPHPQPGYGHTAYQPALRPGIIPLRPLGLGDILDGTIKLIRSNPKAVLGLSAVAALLTAVPVAVGQAFFLDLWDPETATSTGQLSSMTALPSQYAGTLISYAVQFVVVTLLTGVLTRILGRAVFGGSLSAGEAWRLVKGRVPALFGVVGLMAAIMVVPLIVFGLLFAAIVMNPSADSVGWLAGLFLLFVVTYIPYYLFFTTRFAFASPVAVLESRGPLDAMRRSWNLVTGDFWRVLGILLLTSLLVGLVSGVLSVPFTLAGTMFGIFGAGSATTAVVSAVLIAIGGTVGAMISYPFQAGVAGLLYADRRMRSEAFDLVLQTAAIEQQRQGWVHASADELWHPSNSARS; translated from the coding sequence ATGTCAGACGGTCACGGTCCCCCGCCCGAGACGCCATCAGGCTGGTCGGCCGAACAGCCCCCGCCGTACAGCGCCCCGTCGGCCTCCCCGTGGACCGCACCGGGCGCGCAGCAGCAGGTGCCCTACGGGCAGCCGTACGGCCAGCCCCCGCAGCCACAGCAGCCCCCCGGACCGGGGCCCCAAACACCATATCCGCCCCATCCGCATCCTCAGCCCGGTTATGGCCACACGGCTTACCAGCCGGCGCTCAGGCCGGGCATCATCCCCCTGCGCCCGCTGGGGCTCGGCGACATACTCGACGGCACGATCAAGCTGATCCGCTCCAACCCCAAGGCCGTGCTCGGCCTGTCGGCCGTCGCCGCGCTGCTCACCGCCGTGCCGGTGGCTGTTGGCCAGGCGTTCTTCCTCGACCTGTGGGACCCCGAGACGGCGACCTCCACCGGTCAGCTCAGCAGCATGACCGCCCTGCCCAGCCAGTACGCCGGCACCCTGATCTCCTACGCGGTCCAGTTCGTGGTGGTCACCCTGCTGACCGGCGTGCTGACCCGGATACTCGGCCGGGCGGTCTTCGGCGGCAGCCTCAGCGCGGGCGAGGCCTGGCGGCTGGTCAAGGGGCGGGTGCCCGCACTGTTCGGCGTGGTGGGGCTGATGGCGGCCATCATGGTGGTGCCGTTGATCGTGTTCGGGCTGCTCTTCGCGGCGATCGTGATGAACCCCTCCGCCGACAGCGTCGGCTGGCTGGCCGGGCTGTTCCTGCTGTTCGTCGTCACGTACATCCCTTACTACCTGTTCTTCACGACCCGCTTCGCGTTCGCCTCACCCGTCGCGGTGCTGGAGTCCAGGGGCCCCCTCGACGCCATGCGGCGCTCGTGGAACCTGGTGACGGGCGACTTCTGGCGGGTGCTCGGCATCCTGCTGCTCACGTCCCTGCTGGTCGGGCTGGTCTCGGGCGTCCTGTCGGTGCCCTTCACGCTGGCGGGCACGATGTTCGGCATCTTCGGCGCGGGCTCGGCCACCACGGCCGTGGTGTCGGCCGTGCTGATCGCGATCGGCGGCACGGTCGGCGCCATGATCAGCTATCCGTTCCAGGCCGGGGTCGCCGGCCTGCTCTACGCCGACCGGCGCATGCGTAGCGAGGCGTTCGACCTCGTGCTGCAGACGGCGGCCATCGAGCAGCAGCGCCAGGGATGGGTGCACGCGTCCGCGGACGAGCTCTGGCACCCGTCCAACTCCGCCAGGTCGTGA
- a CDS encoding DUF4129 domain-containing protein — MVALTAAASGLRLDTPIDREEAARRAAEELLKPAYEKEPLIDQIYRRVMQFLGDLVDRASSGGSTGGIIAAVLIVMIILALIVLISWQLRKATRKNALAVGGLFGQRAMTAAEHRTAAEGLAAEGRWTEAIQERLRAIARDLEERALVDGMPGRTADELAAEAAVSLPGFATRLAAAARSFDDVTYGGVPGTREAYEVMSALDDQLREARPVPLAVPVPAGVGAGAPVGAASAPAPGGPVTGAPTGDFVAGPPMGPPAAPSSGPAEGSSARAPEQPGDGAGGAA; from the coding sequence ATGGTCGCACTCACCGCGGCCGCCTCCGGGCTGCGGCTCGACACCCCGATCGACCGGGAGGAGGCCGCGCGGAGGGCCGCGGAGGAGCTGCTCAAGCCCGCTTACGAGAAAGAGCCGCTGATCGACCAGATCTACCGGCGGGTCATGCAGTTCCTCGGCGATCTGGTCGACAGGGCGTCGAGCGGGGGCTCCACCGGCGGAATCATCGCCGCCGTGCTGATCGTGATGATCATTCTCGCGCTGATCGTGCTCATCTCGTGGCAGCTCCGCAAGGCCACCCGCAAGAACGCGCTCGCCGTGGGAGGGCTGTTCGGTCAGCGGGCGATGACCGCGGCCGAGCACCGGACGGCCGCCGAGGGGCTGGCCGCCGAGGGGCGCTGGACCGAGGCCATCCAGGAACGGCTCCGGGCCATCGCGCGTGACCTGGAGGAACGCGCGCTGGTCGACGGCATGCCCGGGCGCACGGCCGACGAGCTGGCCGCGGAGGCCGCCGTCTCGCTGCCGGGGTTCGCGACGAGGCTGGCGGCGGCGGCGCGGTCGTTCGACGACGTGACGTACGGCGGGGTTCCGGGGACGCGGGAGGCGTACGAGGTGATGTCCGCCCTGGACGATCAGCTCCGCGAAGCCCGCCCGGTCCCGCTCGCGGTCCCGGTCCCGGCCGGCGTCGGCGCGGGTGCCCCGGTCGGCGCCGCGTCCGCTCCCGCACCGGGGGGACCGGTCACCGGCGCACCGACCGGCGACTTCGTCGCGGGCCCGCCGATGGGCCCGCCTGCCGCACCATCGAGCGGCCCGGCGGAAGGGTCGTCGGCAAGGGCGCCCGAGCAGCCCGGTGACGGGGCGGGTGGGGCGGCATGA